In Carboxydocella sporoproducens DSM 16521, a single window of DNA contains:
- a CDS encoding PTS sugar transporter subunit IIC, with protein MVNWLELKFLPFAVKLAENRYLQAVRDAFIGYGLPMILLGSFFLLLANPPLPAAWLPRQWFQLNTTLLVIFNATFGLLSLWIAWGTANALAAYYRLDRERIALTATAVFVAGSFPARPVVATVENWLTELGPQGLLFAVLCAILTVEIFRWFQQKGWLLRLPKGVPAGIARTLAILLPAGFVLTLIWLSRLLLAVGLGQADLTWSAAVRQLITPLVRASDTYWSALLQILVMMLLWSVGLHGMNLVSAIAYPLWAANLSENFSWSLAQPGTVLPHIVTEPFYHIFAHLGGSGATMPLVIYLLKSKSKTLRQVGRVALLPALFNINEPITFGVPLALNPVMIIPFILAPAMIVTVNYWAMAWGWVARPLYQLPFTVPVLFSGYLSNGHISGTVLQAVDLLLAALIYWPFFRLWETKVLHTEAEQSDTLK; from the coding sequence ATGGTTAACTGGCTGGAACTAAAATTTCTGCCCTTTGCCGTGAAACTGGCGGAAAATCGCTATTTACAGGCTGTGCGTGATGCTTTTATTGGTTACGGTTTACCCATGATTTTACTGGGCTCTTTCTTTCTCCTGCTGGCCAATCCTCCCCTGCCGGCGGCCTGGCTGCCGCGGCAGTGGTTTCAGCTCAATACTACTCTACTGGTTATTTTCAATGCCACGTTCGGTCTGCTCAGTCTCTGGATTGCCTGGGGGACGGCCAACGCTTTAGCAGCCTATTATCGTCTGGACCGAGAGAGGATTGCCCTGACAGCGACAGCGGTTTTTGTGGCAGGCAGTTTTCCAGCTCGGCCAGTGGTTGCTACCGTAGAGAACTGGCTCACTGAACTTGGTCCGCAGGGTTTACTGTTTGCAGTGCTCTGTGCCATTTTGACTGTGGAAATATTTCGCTGGTTTCAGCAAAAAGGCTGGTTACTGCGTTTGCCCAAAGGGGTTCCGGCCGGGATAGCCCGCACCCTGGCCATTTTGTTGCCGGCTGGATTTGTTTTAACCCTGATCTGGTTAAGCAGGTTGCTGCTGGCTGTTGGATTAGGACAGGCTGATTTAACCTGGTCAGCGGCTGTGCGTCAGTTGATTACCCCTCTGGTTAGGGCCTCAGATACTTACTGGTCTGCTTTACTGCAGATTCTGGTGATGATGTTGCTCTGGAGTGTTGGCCTGCACGGTATGAACCTGGTTTCGGCCATTGCCTATCCCCTCTGGGCAGCCAATCTCAGTGAGAATTTTAGCTGGTCTCTGGCACAGCCAGGCACTGTATTGCCACATATTGTAACTGAGCCTTTTTATCATATTTTTGCCCACCTGGGTGGTTCAGGGGCGACGATGCCTCTGGTAATATATTTGCTGAAAAGCAAAAGCAAGACCTTACGTCAGGTAGGACGGGTTGCCTTATTACCGGCCCTGTTCAATATCAATGAGCCGATAACTTTTGGGGTGCCGTTGGCATTAAACCCGGTAATGATTATTCCTTTTATCCTGGCCCCAGCGATGATTGTAACTGTGAATTACTGGGCCATGGCCTGGGGCTGGGTAGCCAGGCCTTTGTATCAATTGCCTTTCACTGTACCGGTCTTATTCAGCGGGTATTTGAGCAATGGGCATATTAGCGGTACTGTGTTACAAGCAGTGGATTTGTTACTGGCAGCATTGATTTATTGGCCGTTTTTTCGCTTGTGGGAAACAAAAGTATTACACACTGAGGCTGAACAGTCTGACACACTAAAATGA